The Triticum urartu cultivar G1812 chromosome 6, Tu2.1, whole genome shotgun sequence genome includes the window ATATCACTACTCCATATTTTATTCGCCACAGGCATACATTCCCCTTTTTGGATCGGGTACATAAGCAAAGGCACGGAAGTGCCAAATTCCTCCAGAGTTCACTAGCATTGGCGACCTAGCTAAACATATTCACCATATGGCGGAAGACGTTATTTATACAACAAGCGGCATACTGGCCTAGCCTGTGTTCTGCATGCCAGCAGCAATGCCCTTCATAGTCAGGATGAGGGTGTCCTCCAGGCCTGGGGCATACTCGCTCCCACGGTTCAGTTGCACCAGCTCGGCGGGCTCCTTGTCGCTGAACTCCTTGGACAGGGGCGGCTGCTGTGGCGTCACCTCAAAGCTGGGGTCTCTTATCCGCTTCAGGGTGTAGGCTTGGCAAACATTCAAGGTTGTGATGTAGGACTCACGCAACCGCAGACGCTGCTTTAGGTAAGGATCCCCTTCAAGAACGTCCTTGTGACCAGCAACCTGGACAGATCAACAATGGTTAGAAGAGCCATGCGCGGAGATTCTGGTAATTATTTTTATTATGTCTGATAATGTATAGGTCAGTACATTTGAACAAATCATTCAACTAATCATTTTATCTACCTCCGAAAATGGCACCAGCCAAATTCAACTAACCATGTAAAAGGCTTAATGACCAATCACGTACAGATCCGAGTTGTTTTGGACATTGAAAGTCTCTAAGGTTACATCTTGACCATCAGTTTTATGAAAGATAGGTTTCCTTAAATGAGCCTACGTACACATTACGGAAGTATATTTCAGGATGGACCTAGTAATAGTATTATCAAGTTACGTGGTGTTAGCACTTTACCTGAAGGAGTAACTGTTTTGTCTCTTCAAAGTTTTGCCTCAACTGTTCCCCAAAGGACTGCAGATCTTCAGCCACAAGCAATTTGTCATATAAAGCAGCAATTCCTGGATCTCCCTTGGCAAAAACCATCTCAAGTAAGTCAAGGGTGACCCTGAAGAATGGCCACTCATTGTACATTTCTTTCAGAGTATGGATGTTCCTGATGTCCTTCTGAATGATATGTTTAAATGCTGCACCAAATCCAAGCCATACAGGAAGATGAAACCTTGTCTGTGTCCAAGCAAAGATCCATGGAATTGCACGGAGTGATTCTATGCCCCCACTAGGCTTTCTCTTCGATGGCCGGCTGCCAATATTCATCCGACCATATTCAGTCTCAGGTGTTGCCTGAAACAATGGATGCACAAGTTCGTACAAATTAGATCTTGATCTCCACCAAGTTCAAACCCAGCTTCAATCAGCACTGTGATACAATTCAGTGACATTTACATTGTTAATATGTCAACCATACAGTCGTTCAGTATAAGTCAATGCTCACAATTTAGAGAGTGCACATGTAAATCAAAACTGACAGTCCACATAGCAATGGGAAAGGAGCATATCCCTAGGTTGGTATTTGCTCTCTTGAAGAGTCCAAACAGTAGTTTTTGTGCTCTATGCGAAGCCGTATAGTGCCGTACCCTAGATGGCTAAAGTCCAGTAGCAGAAAGCATCACTAGCTTACGCTCTGACCCAAGGCAGGCTTTAGGTACGCTTTAGTTTGAAATCATTAAATATATGCTCGACCTAGTTTATGTCCATGGTACAATCGTGCGTACCTTCTACTATCAACCAGATGAGATAGGGCTTTGATAGGTCAGAGTCAGTCTCCCATAAGACTCTAGGTTCCTCCTATTTTTTCTATAATCAACCAGAAAGCCATGGCATACACGCTCAAAAACAACAAAACCAACAAACCTTTTAGCATGCAGCTTTGTAGAAACGATGACTTCATGCTCATGCTAACTGCAAGGTATATGATAAAAGCATTGGATACAACAGGTGAACGTACCGAGCGGAAGTATTCAACAAAGCGTGGTTCTTGGAAGACTATTGATTGATACTCTTTTGTTGCCACAACAGCCATCTCATCCATTAGAGCACGCCATTCTGGCTTGGGTGAAATTGGGGGATGCATTCCATGCTCGAGAGTAGCTGCAGTGAAGCGCTGCAGAGTTCTAAAGCACAAGTGTTCCTCTCCAAATGAGTGCTCTATGACCTCGCCTTGAACCGTTACACGGAGTGATCCATGTATTGTGTCTGGTGGTTGAGATAATATGGCAAGATGACTGGGACCCCCTCCTCTGCCAACCGTTCCACCTCTTCCATGAAACATTGTCAACTTTACTCCGTAATGCTTTGCAACCTTTATGAGCTCTTCCTGTGCTTTATACATTTGCCACGCTGCAGAGAGACGCCCAGCATCCTTGCCAGAGTCTGAGTATCCAATCATGACCTCCTGCTTGCCATTGATCCTATCCATATACCAGTCTATTGAAAATAGGCGTGCAACCGCTGCTGGAGCTGCTTCAAGATCTGCAAGCTTCTCAAATAGTGGAACAACTCTCAATGGCTTTTTTATATGGCACTCACGCTGTAAAAGCTCAACAGCAAGCACATCGGACGGGGCAGTTGCCATTGAGATGATATAAGCACCAAAACAATCTGCTGGAAGCTCAGCAAGGATATGAAATGTGCTTAAAACATCAGCAACTTCTTCAGTCTGAGGAAGATCTGAACCGAACAATGGGCGTTTGCCCCTTAGTTCGGACAACAGCCACTCCTGGCGTTTCTCCTCAGACCATTCAGCGTAGGATCCAATCCCAAGATGTGTTGTTATAGTATCAAGGACATCAGTGTGTCGATCAGATTCCTGCCTGATATCAAGTTTCACAAGAGCAAGCCCAAAAGTTGATACTTGACGTAAGAAATCAAGAAGGCTTCCATCAGCTATAGGTTTGTCACCACAAGCACACAAAGATCTGTAGCATAGCTCAAGAGGCTCGAGAAACTGCAACATAGGAGAACAATTAGACAACTAATGGCGGCAACCTTCACGAAGAAGTCACATCTGATGATAAGAGCTCACCATCTCGACATTAGTAAAAGTAGACTCCTCAGGAATGTCAGAAACTCCAGTTGTCAATATATGGCGAGAACGTTCGCGCGTATAATACAATTTATCCCTGACATCACCGAGTATGACACGATAAGGTTCATTTGAAGGAACTTGCTTCCAGAACTCTGCAGCAAAGACATTTCTTAATAATAGGCAGTTCAGCAAGAAAATTATTCTTCGCAAGAAAAGGAGTAAAATCAAGCGGTTAACACGACTAAAAATTATTTTCGGTGCCAAGCAAAAAATACCCATGACTACAAGATATAATTATTGAAGTTTTCTCTGAGACCATGATATAATCTATACAAGTTAAAGTCCAAGTTAACCATGTCTACTTTTTATGGCCATATAGCATGGACCTGCATACACATGAGGATATCAATCAAACCAGACAGCAGTAATCAGCTAGGTGTAGATTGAGGAGAGGGAAAATATCTATAAGTTATGAAATATATCAGATTAGTTGTTTAGATAGAGAtaaatattattatttttttgaTTTGAGAATAGATAGATATATAATTGATCATCTTTGAATTAGACATCACCTTCCTTAGCTATAAGAAAAGCTTCTTAGAGGTCAATTCGGACATGTAGCAAGCCTCAGAGTCTCTCTAACCAACCAATGGATATTAGGCCTTGAGAGCAAGTGCCCCTGTTATTCTGACCCTTATCCTATCCACGATATTTCTGTTTTCAATGGCTCATAACTGTTGAACTGGTATATGGGCCTGGCCCATCTCCACTCTAGCCCAAGCCCGTGTGAGGGGCTGACCCAAGAAAGGAGGAACCAGACGCTGTCTGGAGTAAGGCGCCGCTACAGACACATGGATGGACACGAGCTGGTACCCCTCAACCCCTTCCCACCCGCTACAGACACATGGATGGACACGAGCTGGTACCCCTCAACCCCttcccaccccaccccacccccccTCCCTCCCTCTGCCAACATGGTATCGAGCCAAGCAGTGGCAGCGTACTCACTTGCCAGTGAAGCGGCAGGGCCCGGCTGGGTCAGGCGAGGGAAGGAGGCTGCTCGCGCGGCTGCAGCAGGGGCTGTGACGCAGGGCAGCGGCGCGGGTGCTGCGTAGCCAGGCGGCAGCTGTGTGCGCGGCAAAGGAAGAGGAATGAGGGGTGGTACGGCCGCGCCAGTGGAGACAAGAAGGGATGTGCTGACTTGCTGCTGctgcgccggggggggggggggggggggggggggggggggggggggggggggggggggaagagaaGTGCTTCTGCTGCTTGCACTTGATTGCTGTCTGCTGCTGCTCCTGAGAGTTGCTGCCGCTGATTGACAAAGACGCTGGAGTGCTGCGGCTGCTGCCTCTTGCTCGTGGTGCTGCTGGATATTGTGTGCGGCTGCTGATTGCCGATTGCAGAGAGTCACGGCTGCTGCTGAGTGCAGCTCTGCTGAAGGCTGCTGTTGCTGGTTACAAAAGGATGGAGGCAACGACTGGAGCTGCTGCTGCACGCAGCTGTTTGCAAGGGGGAGAAGAAGGGGAAGTAGCTGGTCAGGAAGATGAGTGAACAAAAAGGACTTGCTGAGGTTCTCGAGCAGCTCACTCGGTTCATCACGGACTTGGACTCTGGGGTAATCGTTCCTCGACAGGAAGTGGCTCAGAAGATcgatgatgtggagcatcccaagttcatccccatgtacactccgactactctccaagcctCAAGAGGACATATGACGAGACCTCGAACATatgccattggacacaaggtgaacttgctcctctccgaactttcactttctacatgtgagacatggctactacctccaaCGTGTGTGTTGTGCATGATCAGGTACTTAGAGAAAAGCCATGGAGCCACCACATCCAACGGACGAGCTAGCGAGGACGCCAAGTACAAGGACCAAGAGAAGAAGCTGCCAGAAATctacagccaccggacgaccggtctggaccggacgtccgacgcctggaGACTTCACCAGCCAGCCCAAGTCCCAGCCAGCGAGACCTACAGCGGTCGGACGACCAACGCTGACCGGACGTCCGACATCCTCCAGGGCTCGGACGACCGGCCCCGTCCGGAAATCCGACGATGGCTTTCCCGAGCCAAAACGCCGAACGTCCGACaagtaccggacgaccggaccatcacgagccaccggacgtccggtatccgtcggacgtccgacgcctgtctGTACACAGTGTATCGGGCCGAGCCCATGTATCCCTTcgccctcacttaccccttcgtggccctagactacatatactcctccacctccaccatttgagggttagcattggtttagctcatttgagagatagagcattgctcatccacatcggatctactcctcaagagagaccgcggcctcttcggagtggattcaagacctcctcgtggagaagaacatcaagacctcacggagaagaccggctacccttgtatcgtccctagttgatcgtgtaccgtgtgaactcttatgtatccgaggatctagcacatgtgtgactatcttgtgttggtttagtgtttctcccgtgttttcccttgtgtttcccctcgtttcccccttgtgttcatcgcgggatccgctcctttcgtgaaagatcggacaattagggttctaccctacatcatcttggtatcatgagccacgttgatcatgatttcggaacctcccctctttgttttctagcctaattttgttgtgttcttccccaatttcgaaaatccccaccaaaaatagccccaaattttttttgtgatttgttggtttgacaaagttttgttggatttgatccatggatttgcttggtttcgagttgatctagcatttccccaagtttccccattTTTTACccacgaaatctcatcaattttgaccccaaaatccccaaattccgcccaaaatcgcgtcCCGAAACTCGCATCTTGCGTTGACCCCGACCCCCCGGACTCCGACACTTTACGGACGTCCGGAGCCCCTGGAACAACCGGACGTCCGACCTTTTCCGGACATCCGGAACCCCTAACCCGAGCCGAATTACGGATTTCCGAGCCCGCCCGAACGTCCagcccccggacatccgacctTGTCCGGACGTCCGTAACCTGTAAAAATTGATTTCGCTCAaattttgtttcggccataactaattcatccgaactctgattttgacgttctttatctcgttttgaagctcttgacatcccccttctgACAAAAATACTACCATCACCATTTGACTCCCATCAAATTTTTGAAATTTTGGCATCTTTGTCTAGGGCTTCCatcacatcatccgctacaccaccaccgacttccgcaacctaaccaatattgatccccatcgcattagtggttgcttaaggagtgatttgagtctcctaaggtgtctaggctacttagggacggttgcttcttcatcaaccaccaccaccacttccgcataggcttaccAACCATACACTTCTTCCACAccgacttaacccaattttgtttgtgttgagagttgtgtctcctaaggtgtttcagctacttagggaccgtgcttccgacttcgacaccgtgtatagtccaccaccttaccctccatttccgcattgcATACTCCGCAATCCATCATTGCCATTCCGCAATTCCATTGAGCTTTCacaaaaccaccaccgcattctcgctaccaccatttgacatttgacatttgagattttgagttcacggtttttccgtttcctaaggtgtttcggctacttagggacgagtctccatcatcttggtatctccatcaagatcaccgccactcatcatcgacacggacggtaacctccatatcatcttggtatcgtggtatccctccattgtatattcccttgccattgcattgataacccctagcccattttgcgtcacttgcctatcgagactagccatttgagtattgccggcaacgttacttgtgcacattagtgatctacacctcCCATTGCATATATACcgtatcatattggtatcatcatatcatctcttgtgcctcaagtttgttcccgcatatatacaattgctatcttggtttgtgcattgtgccaaagtggccatacaaaaaaaaacaagaataagcttttaagcaaaagagtgaacaaagagctcataagcaatagccatagcatcataccacattgcatataagatcatCTTCGATCACCTTGTGAGAAACACCaggaaccatacatacatagcatacttgggatagaaagttatccattttgcatcttataggttgtgcacaagtgtcgtatctgcctattgagcaatcgtgctagcgtctctcttgagttgtgcaacacgagcgttttccgtggattccacattttgtgctcatccttggttgcacgaccccatttatctatccgtgtgtgtgtttccgtgtgccacatattgctattggtctacttgtttcacttgcgaatttgtgaatctctttcaacattattgactcttgctaacattttgcatcaaattttttgtgccactatcctcaccgagctccaccataagccttatttgtgtaggtgtgagaaaccgacaagaattggtaccaattgtgctatttccttgtccacattggagtgatcattaatccactttcaacttcggtcaaggtacatttggtattcgttcttctctttctaccactcacatttttctcttggagtgatggataggcaaggcatttcatctccggtcttccacaacaacgacggcgtgaacaactacatcaccaaagcgtcaatcttcaatctacaacgacaaatgcaaggcgcacaatcaagattgcgagagcgcatcaagaacctctccatcgacattcgtcactcTGAAGCAAGGagaagggactacatcgacaacaagctttccgtgcacaaggaggagcaagatgcaaggatggaggagattcggaccttgttgatcaaccgttcttccccttcatcatcctcaaggcggcgacgttcaagtcacaagtcttcggagcgcaaaaatgatgcggcgcaagtcgtccacgtccacatctccatggcaaccaccatcacgttcgtgatccacctcgtcatgaagggcaagtcacctccaagcaacatgtgtaCGACGAtgacgaacgacatctactacgagctcaagtgcgacaacgacaccatcatcatgaagatgctcgcCAAGCGTAAAtgtacaagtcccaacaagctctacttcacgccaagtccaagCTTCATGAGCAAAAGAGAAGACTgcgagacgagcaccaccaaaacggagctacggctacaacaaccacttcggcatcttccccaagtgctatcaaggcatcttcgcatttggacgtacggcatcttcgcctacttcccctgagttcgcctacatcgacatcatcaagtacaaggcgaccacctacgagcgagggcgacacttccatcttcgaaAGCCCCTCAAgggaagatggccgagcatgggaaattcccttcggtcatggagacgagctatgaggtgccacatcatatggacctcctacaacaacaagacggcgacaagaaggtcgagcaagggccatccccttcgaccacggcgacgagcatgaacctcttcaacaacatgaagacggcgtccatattggactcataatccga containing:
- the LOC125512544 gene encoding phosphoenolpyruvate carboxylase 1, with translation MAAPSGKAAMERHQSIDAQLRLLVPGKVSEDDKLVEYDALLVDRFLDILQDLHGPHLREFVQECYELSAEYETDRDEARIAELGSKLTSLSPADSIVVSSSFSHMLNLANLAEEVQIAFRRRSKLKRGDFGDEASAPTESDIEETLKRLVSELGKSREEVFDALKNQTVDLVFTAHPTQSVRRSLLQKHGRIRNCLRQLYAKDITADDKQELDEALQREIQAAFRTDEIRRTPPTPQDEMRAGMSYFHETIWKGVPKFLRRIDTALKNIGINERLPYNAPLIQFSSWMGGDRDGNPRVTPEVTRDVCLLARMMAANLYFSQIEDLMFELSMWRCSDELRVRADELHCSSKKSAKHYIEFWKQVPSNEPYRVILGDVRDKLYYTRERSRHILTTGVSDIPEESTFTNVEMFLEPLELCYRSLCACGDKPIADGSLLDFLRQVSTFGLALVKLDIRQESDRHTDVLDTITTHLGIGSYAEWSEEKRQEWLLSELRGKRPLFGSDLPQTEEVADVLSTFHILAELPADCFGAYIISMATAPSDVLAVELLQRECHIKKPLRVVPLFEKLADLEAAPAAVARLFSIDWYMDRINGKQEVMIGYSDSGKDAGRLSAAWQMYKAQEELIKVAKHYGVKLTMFHGRGGTVGRGGGPSHLAILSQPPDTIHGSLRVTVQGEVIEHSFGEEHLCFRTLQRFTAATLEHGMHPPISPKPEWRALMDEMAVVATKEYQSIVFQEPRFVEYFRSATPETEYGRMNIGSRPSKRKPSGGIESLRAIPWIFAWTQTRFHLPVWLGFGAAFKHIIQKDIRNIHTLKEMYNEWPFFRVTLDLLEMVFAKGDPGIAALYDKLLVAEDLQSFGEQLRQNFEETKQLLLQVAGHKDVLEGDPYLKQRLRLRESYITTLNVCQAYTLKRIRDPSFEVTPQQPPLSKEFSDKEPAELVQLNRGSEYAPGLEDTLILTMKGIAAGMQNTG